GTTTGTAGAAAAACAGAATATTGATGAAACTATAAAAAATAGTTTTTTTGAAATTTCAAGTAAATTATCTTTTTGGCTTGATTTAGAAAATGAGAATGAAATAGTACTTTTCATCTATTCAAACTTAAGTGATTTTACAAAGGTTTTAGATTTTGAAGAGATTTTAAAAATGACAAAAGAGATTAACTTATTTATAAATCAGAAATCAGAAATCATTGAAAAAGCAGAAGTTATAACAGATTTTTTTGAATTTGAGCATAAAGACAAACAACTATTTTTGATAGCTTCAACTTTGCAAAATATTGGAAAACTAAATATTTCTAAAGAGATTTTAGAAAAAAAACAAGCTCTTACAATTGAAGAAAAAGAGATTATAAAATCTTATCCATACCATACAAAAAGAGTTTTAAACTCTATTATGGGCTTTACTGATATTTCTAATCTTGCTTTTAAAGTTCAAGAAAGATTAGATAGTAGTGGAAGCTTTGGTTTAGAAGCAAAAGATTTAAGTTTTAAAGATAGACTTTTAATTTGTCTAGTTATTTATAATGCTTTAAGAGAAAAAAGAGCTTATAGAGGAGATTTTTCTCATAAAGAAGCAATAGATATTATGAAAAATGATGCTAAAAATGGGAAAATTGATGAAAGCATAGTTGATATTTTTGATAAGATTTTTGAAGAAATTTAAAAAAATAAAAGTTTGGAAAAAATCCAAACTTTTTTATATTATGGTTTAATAGTTGTCAAACCAACACTTAACCAAGATTGCATTCCGCCTCTATACCACTTCATTTTCTCTTGTGGATAACCAATAGCTATTAACTCTTTCATAGCTTCTGGAGATTGTCCACACCAAATACCATTACAAAACATTAAAAGAGTTTTTGCATTTGAGAAATCATACTTTCCATCTTTTTCAACTACTCCAAAAGTTTCTAAAACCTCTTTAAATTCATCTGGATATTGAGATTTTTTTGTATAAATATATGGAACATTTATTGCACTAGCAATTGTTTCATGGTTATACCAATTTTCAGTTCTTGAGTCTATTAATAAAAGATTTTTATCTGTTTTTGCCTTTTCAATAAACTCTAAAACCTCTACTTCTCCATAAGTATCAATATTTGGAGCAGCTTTCATAGGTGAAATCTTTCCAAAATATGTTACAAAACTTCTTTTACAATTTTCATTTACATTTAATGCTGCTTGATGATTTCCGCCAAAAATATCTTTTGGATCAAAAGCTACATTTTCACACTCTTTTGGTTTTACTTCTCTTTTTATAGTAGTTTTTTTACCATCATCAAGAGTTACCTCAACTCCACTTATTTGTAAATCAGCTGCAAAAATCGAACTTGCAACAACAGCACTTCCTAAAAATATCTTAAACATTTGCTCTCCTTAATTTTAAAATATGATAAAAATCAATTTTAACAAAAAGCACTAAAAAGAGCAAGTTATTCGATACTAAGTAATTTTTAGATAAAATCTAGCCTATTTTAGTAACATATTAGGATTTTTAATGAGCGATAAATATGAACCATCAAAGGTAGAAGATAGTTTTTATAAAATTTGGGAAAGCAGAGGTTATTTTGAAATAGATGGAAATGAATCTATTCAAGAACCAAACAAAAATTTTGCTATTATGATGCCACCACCAAATGTAACAGGAAGTTTACATATAGGTCATGCACTTACATTTACACTACAAGATATTATCACAAGATACAAAAGAATGGATGGCTTTAAAACTCTTTGGCAACCAGGAACTGACCATGCAGGAATTGCAACTCAAAATGTAGTAGAAAAACAACTTTTAGCTGAAGGTACTACAAAAGAAGCTTTAGGAAGAGAAAAGTTTTTAGAGAGAGTTTGGAAATGGAAAGA
The Aliarcobacter faecis genome window above contains:
- a CDS encoding HD-GYP domain-containing protein; protein product: MDKKRQMVFNLNNFLLAFSDSLNTKKATYIAINLGLKLGFSAEKLSDLCSYSLAYPLGKKSLNNFNFLDKNHLEDSLFLAICEFSQDLAKKFDFSKNSLEQKIEIKKFVEKQNIDETIKNSFFEISSKLSFWLDLENENEIVLFIYSNLSDFTKVLDFEEILKMTKEINLFINQKSEIIEKAEVITDFFEFEHKDKQLFLIASTLQNIGKLNISKEILEKKQALTIEEKEIIKSYPYHTKRVLNSIMGFTDISNLAFKVQERLDSSGSFGLEAKDLSFKDRLLICLVIYNALREKRAYRGDFSHKEAIDIMKNDAKNGKIDESIVDIFDKIFEEI
- a CDS encoding rhodanese-like domain-containing protein translates to MFKIFLGSAVVASSIFAADLQISGVEVTLDDGKKTTIKREVKPKECENVAFDPKDIFGGNHQAALNVNENCKRSFVTYFGKISPMKAAPNIDTYGEVEVLEFIEKAKTDKNLLLIDSRTENWYNHETIASAINVPYIYTKKSQYPDEFKEVLETFGVVEKDGKYDFSNAKTLLMFCNGIWCGQSPEAMKELIAIGYPQEKMKWYRGGMQSWLSVGLTTIKP